In Macadamia integrifolia cultivar HAES 741 chromosome 13, SCU_Mint_v3, whole genome shotgun sequence, one DNA window encodes the following:
- the LOC122059243 gene encoding uncharacterized protein LOC122059243, which yields MSLACLVCHIAESPSQSFRSYSVSSSDNEGRCSIIINCLNKKASLGPEAPSSMITSAKVTPYPILANSQGVTGTPRLVRSRATRRDLMRDWNFDELAVEL from the coding sequence ATGAGTCTAGCTTGTCTTGTTTGTCATATTGCTGAAAGTCCCTCCCAATCTTTTAGGAGTTACTCTGTTTCAAGTTCAGATAATGAGGGCCGTTGTTCTATAATCATCAACTGTTTGAACAAGAAAGCATCTCTTGGACCAGAGGCACCAAGTAGCATGATCACATCAGCCAAAGTAACCCCATACCCAATTTTGGCCAACAGTCAGGGAGTCACAGGAACCCCAAGGCTAGTGCGGAGCCGTGCTACCAGGAGGGACCTTATGAGAGACTGGAACTTTGATGAATTAGCAGTGGAGCTTTAA